A DNA window from Bacteroidales bacterium contains the following coding sequences:
- a CDS encoding DUF493 domain-containing protein — protein MNDLIPDPLMNNDFYTNLHARLKTNTSWPSVYMFKFILPNDNRKMALLRQIFEQDSRFFEKTSNKGNYISVTVKIVMLNPDEVISRYRQVAEIEGVMML, from the coding sequence ATGAATGATTTAATCCCTGATCCATTGATGAACAACGATTTTTATACGAACCTCCATGCACGGCTGAAGACCAATACTTCATGGCCTTCGGTATACATGTTTAAGTTTATTTTGCCAAACGACAACCGTAAAATGGCCCTTTTGCGACAGATATTTGAACAGGACTCAAGGTTCTTTGAAAAAACAAGTAATAAAGGGAATTATATCAGCGTTACGGTGAAAATTGTAATGCTAAATCCCGATGAGGTTATTTCCCGCTACCGGCAGGTTGCTGAGATCGAAGGGGTGATGATGCTGTGA
- the rny gene encoding ribonuclease Y produces the protein METVLLIALGVVAGLGLGLLIASTVGKKAINRKSRHLLKEAEEKAEILKRDKILQAKEKFLQLKAEHDKEVQERNLELQRAENRYKQKETALSQKMEETQRKQKEVATIKANLSSQLEIINKKQTDLEKEHSRQTELLESLSGMSAAEAKEQLIESLKEEAKSEAMIQIKEIMDEAKLSANSEAKKIIIETIQRTAAEHTIENTVSVFNIESDEIKGRIIGREGRNIRALEALTGVEIIIDDSPDAILLSAFDPVRREIARLSLHKLVTDGRIHPARIEEVVAKTKKQIEQEIIEIGKRTTIDLGIHNMHHELIRLIGKMKYRSSYGQNLLEHSKEVALLSATMAAELGLSPKKAKRAGLLHDIGKVPDNESDLPHAVLGMKLAEKFKEKEDICNAIGAHHDEVEMETLIAPIVQVCDAISGARPGARREVVEAYIQRLKNLEDLALSYPGVVKTYAIQAGRELRVIVGAEKVNDTEAAQLSYDLSRKIQDEMSYPGQIKITVIRETRAINYAK, from the coding sequence ATGGAAACAGTATTGTTAATAGCGCTTGGGGTTGTTGCCGGACTTGGCCTGGGCTTGCTTATTGCAAGCACAGTGGGCAAGAAAGCCATCAACAGGAAGAGCAGGCATCTTTTAAAAGAAGCCGAAGAAAAAGCAGAGATTTTAAAAAGAGATAAAATCCTGCAGGCCAAAGAAAAGTTTTTACAACTTAAAGCAGAACACGACAAAGAAGTACAAGAAAGGAACCTGGAATTACAAAGAGCAGAAAACCGATACAAACAAAAAGAAACGGCTCTCTCACAAAAGATGGAAGAAACTCAGCGTAAACAAAAAGAAGTAGCAACCATCAAAGCCAATCTTTCGTCGCAACTTGAAATTATCAACAAGAAACAAACAGACCTCGAAAAAGAGCATAGCAGACAAACTGAACTACTTGAGTCCCTCTCAGGCATGTCGGCAGCAGAAGCAAAAGAACAACTTATTGAATCACTGAAAGAAGAAGCCAAATCAGAAGCCATGATCCAAATCAAGGAGATCATGGATGAAGCCAAGCTTTCTGCAAATTCTGAAGCCAAAAAAATCATTATCGAAACCATTCAACGCACAGCTGCAGAACACACCATTGAAAACACTGTGTCGGTTTTTAACATTGAAAGTGACGAAATCAAAGGCCGCATAATTGGTCGCGAAGGACGTAATATCCGTGCACTTGAAGCCCTTACCGGCGTTGAGATTATCATTGACGATTCTCCGGATGCCATTCTTCTTTCTGCTTTTGATCCGGTTCGCAGGGAAATTGCAAGACTTTCGCTACATAAACTTGTAACCGATGGCCGGATTCATCCAGCCAGAATTGAGGAGGTGGTTGCCAAGACAAAAAAGCAAATCGAACAGGAAATCATCGAAATAGGCAAACGCACTACCATTGATCTTGGCATCCATAATATGCACCATGAGCTTATCAGGCTTATCGGAAAGATGAAATACCGTTCATCGTATGGTCAGAACCTATTGGAGCATAGCAAAGAAGTAGCTTTGCTATCGGCAACAATGGCTGCTGAACTTGGTCTGAGCCCCAAAAAAGCCAAACGTGCCGGGTTGCTGCATGACATCGGAAAAGTTCCGGATAACGAGTCCGATCTTCCACATGCTGTCCTCGGGATGAAACTTGCCGAAAAGTTCAAGGAAAAGGAAGACATCTGCAATGCTATTGGCGCCCACCACGACGAAGTGGAAATGGAAACCCTTATTGCTCCAATCGTGCAGGTGTGTGATGCTATTTCAGGAGCGAGACCAGGTGCCAGACGGGAAGTGGTGGAAGCCTATATCCAGCGGTTAAAGAACCTCGAAGACCTTGCCCTCTCCTACCCTGGAGTTGTTAAAACGTATGCGATTCAGGCAGGCCGTGAACTACGCGTAATCGTTGGAGCCGAAAAGGTGAATGATACCGAAGCTGCGCAGCTCTCGTATGATCTTTCACGAAAGATACAGGACGAAATGAGTTATCCCGGCCAGATCAAGATTACCGTGATCAGGGAAACCAGGGCAATCAATTACGCGAAGTAG
- a CDS encoding cell division protein ZapA, with protein sequence MDKLAITVVIAGRPYRLTINKKDEELVRSAATLIESKMKDYANNYAFKDQQDLLAMVSLQFATSTRNFEEDSDFRDHQLKNRLIEIDNLITEALN encoded by the coding sequence ATGGATAAACTGGCCATCACAGTGGTAATAGCAGGGAGGCCATACAGGTTGACCATAAATAAAAAGGATGAAGAATTGGTACGAAGCGCAGCAACACTGATAGAATCAAAGATGAAGGATTATGCTAATAATTATGCATTTAAGGATCAGCAGGATTTGTTGGCTATGGTATCGTTGCAGTTTGCTACCTCAACACGAAACTTTGAAGAAGACTCTGATTTCAGGGATCATCAGCTTAAGAACAGACTTATAGAGATTGACAATCTGATTACTGAAGCATTGAATTAA
- a CDS encoding DUF2851 family protein: protein MKEEFLHFLWKYRLFISPLTTTLNEPIEVIKPGVQNTDAGPDFVDARLRISDTLWAGNVEAHIQASSWYDHNHDKDSSYDNVILHLVLNNDKPAKRTNGQVIPCLECDKIIPLAIYETYKDLMSSKLWIPCARIIKSCPEIVIGSWIETQLVERLAAKTAAIEMILKANGNDWEETFYRLLARSFGLKINTLPFEMLAASLPYKILARHYDQPVQIDALIFGQAGFLAHDNIDGYPALLKKEYEFLKNKYSLQPMDVSVWKFLRLRPVAFPTIRLAQFSALMQSTDSLFSRVLETKEIDQLRSLFKLKASEYWDTHYRFDKPSNDQAPKLLGEQGIDLLLINAVVPMLFCYGRLHQSDEFKNRAFDFLEALPAEQNATINKWKSLGIPVKDAFASQALLNLKMSYCDHKKCLYCRIGNELLR from the coding sequence ATGAAGGAAGAATTCCTGCATTTCCTTTGGAAATATCGTTTGTTCATCTCTCCGCTAACTACCACGCTTAACGAACCCATTGAAGTGATCAAACCAGGGGTTCAAAACACGGATGCCGGCCCTGATTTTGTTGATGCCCGGTTACGTATTAGTGATACACTTTGGGCTGGAAATGTGGAAGCCCATATTCAAGCTTCATCGTGGTACGATCACAACCATGATAAGGACAGCAGTTATGACAATGTTATCCTTCATTTGGTTCTGAACAACGATAAGCCGGCTAAACGCACAAACGGACAGGTAATTCCCTGCCTGGAATGTGATAAGATCATTCCCCTTGCAATTTACGAGACTTACAAAGATTTGATGAGCTCAAAGCTTTGGATCCCATGTGCCCGGATTATCAAATCATGCCCTGAAATTGTCATCGGTTCATGGATCGAGACCCAATTAGTGGAAAGATTGGCTGCCAAAACTGCCGCAATTGAAATGATACTAAAGGCAAACGGAAATGACTGGGAAGAAACATTTTACCGTTTGCTGGCCCGTTCATTCGGATTGAAGATCAATACCCTCCCATTTGAAATGCTGGCAGCATCGCTACCTTATAAGATATTGGCCCGACATTACGATCAGCCGGTACAAATTGATGCTTTAATTTTTGGCCAGGCCGGATTTTTGGCTCACGATAACATTGATGGATATCCTGCATTGCTTAAAAAGGAATATGAATTCTTGAAGAATAAATATTCTTTGCAACCAATGGATGTATCGGTTTGGAAGTTTCTCCGGCTTCGCCCGGTAGCTTTTCCAACAATCAGGCTGGCCCAGTTTTCTGCGCTTATGCAAAGCACTGACTCACTTTTTTCGCGTGTGCTCGAAACCAAAGAAATAGATCAGCTTAGATCATTGTTCAAATTAAAAGCTTCGGAATACTGGGATACGCATTATCGATTCGATAAGCCGTCCAATGATCAGGCTCCCAAGTTACTCGGCGAACAGGGAATAGATCTTTTATTGATCAATGCTGTGGTTCCCATGTTGTTTTGTTATGGAAGACTCCATCAGTCAGATGAATTCAAGAACAGGGCATTTGACTTTCTGGAAGCATTGCCTGCTGAACAAAATGCTACCATAAATAAATGGAAATCTTTAGGCATTCCGGTCAAAGATGCATTTGCATCACAGGCATTGCTGAACCTGAAAATGTCATATTGCGATCACAAAAAGTGTTTGTATTGCCGGATTGGTAATGAGTTGCTTAGATAA
- a CDS encoding alanine:cation symporter family protein: MKRILPLLICLVLSFPAILQSQTTIQSSDTTEQRDQPAATDINTEDLTLSERVNSFFEPIVEGIGSVLFYDPFAALGLYDPVVYDEAGVPILDENGDPVRKPIALVVVWLILGAVFFTVYLKFVNITGFIHSIQVVRGKYDNPDDSGEVSHFQALATALSATVGLGNIAGVAIAIIIGGPGATFWMIVAGLLGMTSKFVECTLGVKYRNINPDGSVSGGPMYYLSKGLKKRNLGTLGKVLAVIFSILVIGGSFGGGNMFQANQSFSQFTYVIPSISGYGFWYGVILAILVGAVIIGGIKSIASVTSKIVPFMAILYVATALVIILINYKDAPSAFYLIWEGAFNPEAIKGGIIGVLIVGFQRAAFSNEAGVGSAPIAHSAVKTEEPVSEGFVALLEPFIDTVVICTMTALVIIFTEMHNNPLGLEGSALTSEAFSTVFSWFPYVLMLAVFLFAISTMISWSYYGIKGFDFLFGRYSEKLFGSRKVSDTVYRVLFLACIIVGSSSGLSAVVDFSDMMILSMAFPNILGLLIMAPEVRRDVKSYLSRIKSGEIKKYR, encoded by the coding sequence ATGAAACGTATTTTGCCTTTGCTCATCTGCCTGGTTCTAAGTTTTCCTGCAATTTTACAATCACAAACCACTATTCAGTCATCAGATACCACTGAGCAGAGGGATCAACCTGCTGCAACCGATATTAACACTGAGGATCTTACACTTAGTGAGCGTGTAAATTCATTCTTCGAACCCATTGTAGAAGGAATTGGCAGTGTGCTTTTTTACGATCCATTTGCAGCCCTGGGGCTTTACGACCCGGTTGTTTATGATGAAGCAGGCGTGCCAATTCTTGATGAAAATGGCGATCCTGTGCGAAAGCCCATAGCCCTTGTGGTAGTCTGGCTTATACTTGGCGCTGTTTTCTTCACAGTATATCTCAAGTTTGTTAATATTACCGGTTTCATTCATTCAATCCAGGTAGTCAGGGGCAAATACGATAATCCTGACGATTCAGGTGAAGTCAGCCATTTTCAGGCGCTGGCAACAGCGCTGTCAGCTACCGTTGGATTAGGTAACATTGCCGGCGTTGCCATTGCCATTATTATCGGTGGGCCAGGGGCAACCTTTTGGATGATCGTTGCCGGCTTGCTGGGTATGACTTCCAAGTTTGTTGAATGTACTTTAGGGGTGAAATATCGTAACATTAATCCTGACGGCTCAGTATCTGGCGGGCCAATGTACTACCTGAGCAAGGGACTTAAAAAGCGAAACCTCGGAACTCTGGGAAAGGTTTTGGCAGTCATTTTTTCAATCCTCGTAATCGGCGGTTCATTTGGTGGCGGAAATATGTTTCAGGCCAACCAATCATTTTCGCAGTTCACTTATGTAATCCCTTCTATTTCAGGGTATGGATTCTGGTATGGGGTCATACTTGCCATACTTGTTGGCGCTGTAATAATTGGCGGGATTAAAAGTATAGCCAGTGTTACAAGCAAGATTGTGCCTTTCATGGCCATTCTTTATGTTGCTACAGCGCTTGTAATTATACTTATCAATTATAAGGATGCACCTTCGGCTTTCTATTTGATCTGGGAAGGAGCATTTAATCCTGAAGCTATAAAAGGTGGGATTATAGGCGTGCTGATTGTTGGTTTTCAACGTGCAGCATTTTCGAATGAAGCCGGGGTCGGTTCCGCGCCGATTGCTCATTCGGCTGTTAAAACCGAAGAACCTGTCTCAGAGGGTTTTGTAGCTCTCCTTGAGCCGTTTATTGATACTGTGGTTATTTGCACCATGACTGCGTTGGTAATCATCTTCACCGAGATGCATAACAACCCACTTGGCCTTGAAGGTTCGGCGCTAACTTCCGAAGCATTTAGCACTGTGTTCTCATGGTTCCCTTATGTACTTATGCTGGCTGTTTTCCTTTTTGCAATTTCAACAATGATTTCATGGTCGTATTATGGCATCAAGGGTTTCGACTTTCTTTTTGGGAGATACTCAGAGAAATTATTTGGCAGCCGTAAAGTATCTGATACCGTTTACAGGGTGCTGTTCCTGGCATGCATCATCGTTGGCTCATCCTCGGGTTTAAGCGCTGTTGTTGATTTTTCTGATATGATGATCCTATCAATGGCTTTTCCAAATATTCTCGGTCTTCTTATCATGGCACCGGAAGTAAGGCGTGATGTCAAGTCTTATCTTAGTCGCATTAAATCGGGTGAGATTAAAAAGTACCGATAA
- a CDS encoding helix-hairpin-helix domain-containing protein has protein sequence MWQALKDFFSFSRKDLRGIYVLLVILSLLLLFRIFSPFYFTNPEPDFTEFDRMVLALEKAERAVREKEMAEAKAAVPAFNRPDREIAEIKLNPFPFDPNQMTEESWLKLGLNMRQIRNIQNFTGSGGSFRKPEDFKRMYSISDEEYSILEPFIVIAESEKYSEKKEYKKSAYKPYDSLAPPAKSNIIVNINTADSVELIKVRGIGPVFARRILKYRELLGGFHSPGQLLEVYGLDSARYEMIVNSFIFDQSSLRTIDVNTAEVKDLTAHPYIDFYLAKSIVDQRVKKGVYQSDAELYAIPLMHDALYQKVVPYFKFN, from the coding sequence ATGTGGCAAGCACTGAAAGATTTCTTTTCATTTTCCCGCAAGGACCTGAGGGGCATTTATGTCTTGCTGGTTATTCTTTCCTTATTGTTGCTTTTCAGGATATTTTCCCCGTTTTATTTTACGAACCCTGAGCCGGATTTTACAGAATTTGACCGAATGGTGCTGGCGCTTGAAAAAGCAGAACGCGCAGTTAGGGAAAAAGAAATGGCCGAAGCAAAGGCTGCTGTTCCTGCATTTAACCGTCCCGATAGGGAAATTGCAGAGATCAAGCTCAATCCTTTTCCGTTTGATCCCAATCAGATGACCGAAGAATCATGGTTGAAACTGGGATTGAATATGCGGCAAATCAGGAATATTCAAAACTTTACCGGAAGTGGTGGGAGCTTCAGAAAGCCAGAGGATTTTAAACGCATGTACTCAATCAGCGATGAAGAGTATTCAATTTTAGAACCCTTTATTGTTATAGCGGAAAGTGAAAAATATTCTGAAAAAAAAGAGTATAAGAAAAGTGCTTACAAACCCTATGATTCACTGGCGCCTCCTGCTAAATCGAATATCATTGTTAACATAAACACTGCTGATTCTGTTGAGCTGATAAAAGTCAGGGGCATAGGCCCGGTGTTCGCAAGGCGTATACTAAAGTATCGGGAGTTATTGGGAGGGTTTCATAGCCCGGGCCAGTTGCTTGAGGTGTATGGCCTCGACAGCGCCAGGTACGAAATGATTGTGAATAGCTTCATTTTTGATCAATCATCATTACGTACGATTGATGTGAATACGGCTGAAGTCAAAGACCTGACCGCCCACCCGTATATTGATTTTTACCTTGCAAAATCAATCGTTGACCAGCGGGTGAAAAAAGGTGTTTATCAATCAGATGCTGAACTGTATGCCATTCCCTTGATGCATGATGCTTTGTACCAGAAAGTTGTCCCGTATTTCAAATTTAATTGA